A genomic segment from Glycine max cultivar Williams 82 chromosome 1, Glycine_max_v4.0, whole genome shotgun sequence encodes:
- the LOC102666839 gene encoding uncharacterized protein, with product MKKNEKEKGKEEKRKTKSELAREKKRDASPSTGKEVPYPLVPSKKDKEWHLARFLDIFKKLEITIPFGEALQQMPLYSKFLKDLLTKKRKYIHSDTIIVEGNCSAVIQRILPPKHKDPRSVTIPCSIGAVSVSKALMDLGASINLMPLSMCRRLGELEIMPTKMTLQLADRSVTRPYGVIEDVLVRVKHFTFPTDFVVMDIEEDTEIPLILGHPFMLTASCVVDMGKKKLEMGISDQKINIDLFDEEKHLLN from the coding sequence atgaaaaaaaatgaaaaagagaaagggaaagagGAGAAGAGAAAAACTAAGAGTGAGTTGGCTcgtgaaaagaaaagagacgCTAGTCCATCCACAGGGAAAGAGGTGCCATATCCTTTGGTACCCtcaaagaaagacaaggagTGGCACCTAGCTCgcttccttgatatcttcaagaagtTGGAGATTACAATACCCTTTGGAGAGGCCCTTCAGCAGATGCCGCTCTACTCAAAGTTCTTGAAAGATCTGCTcaccaaaaagagaaagtaCATACATAGTGACACCATTATTGTGGAGGGAAATTGTAGTGCAGTGATTCAACGGATCCTTCCACCGAAGCACAAAGATCCTAGAAGTGTCACTATACCATGCTCTATTGGTGCTGTGTCTGTCAGTAAGGCTCTCATGGATTTAGGAGCCAGTATAAAcctgatgccactctccatgtgccggAGACTTGgggagttggaaataatgccaACCAAGATGACACTTCAATTAGCAGATCGTTCTGTTACTAGACCCTATGGCgttattgaagatgttttggttagAGTGAAGCATTTCACTTTCCCAACTGATTTTGTAGTGATGGACATTGAAGAGGATACTGAGATCCCCTTGATCTTGGGTCATCCCTTCATGTTGACTGCTAGCTGTGTAGTGGACATGGGGAAGAAAAAGCTTGAGATGGGAATTTCTGATCAGAAGATcaacattgatttatttgatgaagaaaagcATTTGCTCAACTAG